TAACTCTACTTTCTTTATtcttgttgctgctgtaacataacAATTTCCCCTAgcgggatcaataaagtatattTATCTATCTATACAGTCATGTTAATCATGCATtgttagaaataataaaaaaaaaaacaagttaaaatTAATAAAACTACCTTCTTTCTAGGTTAACTGTTATATTTTTCGCCCTGTCTGGACTTGATGTGCTGGATGCCTTGGATGTGATTGACAGGAACATCATGATTGAGTTTATCTACTCACTTCAGGTTCTGCCCACAGAGGACCGTAAGTCTCATATAGTCTCACTTTTTTCCTCACTTCACTTAACCTGCTACAGTGGTACCTCTGTTCATTAGTGGAAGTTGGACTCTATTTAATGACTTGTTTTTGTCGCTAACAATCCTCTCTGTCGCCATCTGTTTAGATGCCCGTTTAGTTAATTATTCAAACCATCAAAATCTCAGGAAGATAGCTCTGCTTGATTGGTCTCAATTTTGGGACTGCCAGGTGTTTGGTCTGGCTGGTTTCATCATGCTTCTAGATCTGACAACACAGCTTAAGGGGACACCTGAGATTTTTTAACGTGTCATTGAAAAAGTGGGAGTGCATTTGTGCTGTTACACTGTTGTTGATAGATGCATTGCTGTGGATGCATGGATGCATTTGAACACACGCATGGTGACTGAATTAATCTGTAATTGCAAATCAGTTTTTTTGCAAACTTAAATTTCCCCCTGGGGATCAATAACTTATCTATTTATCTATCACTCTATCTCAGTTGTGCATGTGGCCTCTTCCCAAATTACCGTTGTCAGTACAGTTTTCAAATGGACAGGTATGTTTCCAGCATTGGTATGCTGAAAAATGATCAGTGTTGTTAGGACACAAGTGTTAAAGACCAGAAATCTGTAAACATATATATTTTGGTTTGACTAACTGTGTGTTCAAATGTAAATATGGGTGCCCATTGTGTATGCACCTTGCAGCAAGATGACATTTGATCAGCTGGTGTTACTGTATTGACCAGGAGCCACTGCAAGGGCTGCCAGGAGGTGGCAGCAGTGCACTGTTTATGTTGTGCATCTTTGCAGCTTCTTACTGAAGGACAATATAAATGGAACAAGACCTAGTTTGTGAGTCAGTAAAACAGAGCAGAGTTTTCTGTTTCCAGTTTCCGTTAATGTTTACCAGTACATGCTGCTAAAAACCCATCGTATCTACTTGAccttctcttgtttctctctttcagaaTCGAATCTAAGTCGTTGTGGGTTTCGAGGATCATCACATATTGGAATTCCTTACAGTACTAAGGTACTgccaaacattttgttttgtatgttgCATATTCCCTTTGTATAAGGAAAGAGAAATGTTTGATAGATGTATAGACAAAAATGCAATATGATGCATTTTTCAGAATAGCTATCAGTGCCCTTTCAACCAAAGTGGGAAATTGCCAAATTATGTCCACTATCCATTGTTTTGTATTTCTATTTCAGTATTCTAAATAATATCCCATTATTCTTCAGGGTCCAGGTGTGCAACATCCATATGACAGTGGCCACGTAGCCATGACCTACACTGGACTGTGTTCGTTGCTAATACTGGGAGATGACCTGAGCCGAGTTAATAAACAGGCCTGTCTGGCTGGTCTCAGAGCACTACAACTGGAGGACGGCAGGTCAGAACACTTTGATTAACTATAGGTAGCTCCTCATTCACATACAGAGAGATAGAATACACATTGTTTGTGTGCCAGACATGTTACTGTTAAATTTTGTTTATGCATAtcatttttattgcattttacgAGATACATATCCcgtaaacagacagacagctaatttccatttttttgtctttcagtttCTATGCAGTGCCTGAAGGAAGTGAAAATGACATCCGATTTATCTACTGTGCAGCCAGTATCTGTTACATGCTGGATGACTGGTCTGGCATGGACATACAAAAGGCCATTGAATACATCCGAGGAAGTTTGGTAAGTACATGTTTAGATTGTACAATAAGTGTTTAACCCTGGGGATAACGTGAAGCTTTTTCTGCACCCTAATGAATGAGACCAGGCCAACTAGGCCACCCCCTAAGTATACAGCCACTGCCTCTGCGCCATTCAGAACAGTGCTGCACAATTGAATGAGGAGGACAGGCCACCCACCTTCAGAAGGTGGCACGCTGCCTAGAAATACTTCATTTATAATAAATGGAGGGGGTTGAGCAGTGCAGTCTTAAAGCTGCAGAGGTTTTACCAGCCAATAAGCCCCATAGCCTAGGTGAAAATAACATGCTCAGAGCTTTTTATGATGTTGTCACATTATTGCTTGATTTGTAACTTAAGCCTTAGGAATTAGTTTCTCCAGGAGTTCAGCACACTTTTAGTGTTGCCAGCTGTATTGTCTTGTCTGTTTCCGACACCTCAGGTGCAGAGAGATTGTCCCTCTGAactgtttctccttccagataATGCTGCTTGCAGTTGCGTACTGGTTCAATaattccaaaatatatttttggCTAAACTGGTTATTTGTTGAtgcatgtaaatatacagtaaaCTCCATATGATGAATGGATATATGTCAGTGCGTTAGAACAGTAGCTACTCTGAAAGTTTTCTTACATTTAGTTGGCGCCAGGTATCAGTTACTGTCCGTATTGTTATGGTGTGATTAGGCCAGATACAGACAGAAGTGGCTGCCATCTGTTGTCAGCCTGTGGATTTTAGTATAAACTGCTGCTTATACTAGACAGTTGTTTCCAAACAATGCCTTCAAATACAGCCCCAAGGTGCTTCCAAAGCCAGTGTAACTTTATACAGATTTATGAAATGTACTCCAAGTCCCCATTTATAGTCACACAATGAGGTCACTGAGCCTGTCTATTCGTTATTGTCAGGTATTTTTAGCTGCTGTGTTCCATTAAAAAAGCTGGTTCAGACTGAAATAATGAATCAAATCCACCTGTCCTTTCTAAGCAGAGGTCTTCTGTTTTTTCCTGATTAAACAGAACTCTCAAAGGGTGTCCCTCAATATATCCTCAGTGCGGTTATGTAATATTTACTGGTGACAATAATTGCAACACTtcgacggcgtattagggccaatgtaagaaaaaaatatactgacccggaagaggaggggggctaatattctgagatttaaagtagcaaatttgctagaaaaaaactCGCAAATTTAATTTTGCATCCGTTTTTGCTGGTCATGGAATTATGTCGCATTTCCAAGACGTTATCTTCATtgcatacatgcacacggtttatgtgtacatgtaaactggataaaatgcaactgtttaaagtttttagtttttatcacaGTGTTATGAGAGTTGTAGGCCTATATGCCTTATAATAGGAAGGCAGTGAGTACGCTTACCtgcgtgtgagtgtgcaggatacaggacagcgtgtttgtgtaggagTGGAAGAGAAGATGACTTGTTAGCTTGAGAGAGGGGCgatttattaacaagaagtatatgtacagcgtaaagaataagagaacaaagctgccgccctgcaaggacaggaaagtgctctggtactccagctgtttgtgacGGTGGGGGTACCAGAGCACTTtccttgtgttgttgtgttgtttaattCTTAAATTACTCTTCCCATTTACACTCTATAATCAAACTCGCAAatttttcttgtaaatttgcGAGTTTGATTATAGAGTGTAAATGGGAAGAGTAATTTAAGaattaaacaacacatttgaaCAGGTCTGTAGTCAAGTTAACCCTCTGAACACTGAACAGTTTGTGGTCCTCTAGATCAGCTGAATACTTGTCATCTGACTGCTTATTGCAAACGAGTCAATcaagacttcctgtttgctctgAGAAGTGCAGAATTTAGTAATTGCTTTACAAAATATTGTAATAGTAAAGGCTTTATTTTTGACAAGGCTTTAAGCCAGGTAGAATAATGAAATAAAGTTCTGTTGATTATCACAAATATAAggttatgtttgtgtatttttacaccagAACTTCCTCACACATGATGGATTACAAAGAATTGAGTCATCAGATCTGACAGTTGTTTGATTTCTGTCAGGCAAACATGAACAGTGTTATTTTGAcacaataacattttatttgttcTCTCCACAGTCATATGACAATGGATTTGGCCAGGGAGCTGGGCGAGAGTCACATGGTGAGCAAGTTCATCTTCTAATGGTATTAGTCACAGATATTAGAAAAGTGAGTCAGTTTGAGTAAAACTGTAAtttgtgtatgaatgaacaGCTTGATCCTCAAGTTTATATCTGATTAAATGATTTGTGGGTATGTTGGCAGTTGTGCACTAGAGGGCATGAAAGTGGCTGATAAGAGTAACTGCTTTTAAAGGATTAGCTACAAAATTCCATCTCTAAAGATACAGTACATTGTCCTCATTAATCCTTCCTCTTCTCAAATTAATGCTTGTTATCCCTACACACACATCTTAAAGCACTGCTTGGTGTCCTCAGTCACCTTTGCAGCACGGCAAGAACCATTTCCTGTGACATGCTGTGAGTGCATAAATTAAaactataaaataaaactgcttGAAGGGGTGGATTTTTGTGCATCATAGTAATTTCCCTGCATGCGATAAATTCTGTGATTACAGGCTTCATTGAGACTCCCTTGAAAAGTGTGTTGGTTCAGCATCAAgacctcacacactgtgtgctttACATGTGCACAGACTCCTATACCATTTTGATGATAATCAAACTTATGAAACATGAAATTATAGAAATTTATAGTGTGTCAGGATATGATATTTACTTATTCTGTGTCTGTATAATCAGTGTAATTGACCTTTATGTTGTTCAGCACTTTCTGCATCGCCTTTAAATTTAATTCAATAAAATTTGTGACCTATGCACTGCAAGTTTGCTTGTTTTGAAGTGAAGCAGGTTGAAGAAATATTCTGATATCTACTGTAATTGAAATTCTCTAGAAATCCTTAACCTTCTTAGAACAGAAAGGCAACCAGCTCTGGTGCATGTTGTCTATGTGTAAAGATACCATTGACAGTTGCCCTTTCCCTGTTCTAATACACCTAAAAAAATCCAGATATATACAAAAAACGTTATCCAAAACAATGCTGTCCAAAATGCTTCTTCAAGCAGCTTTAATTCCTCACTTTGAATCAGATTTATGTGCATCACTTCATGCCCTTCCTTCCTGTGCCTCCAGCAGATAGGGAACTAAACATGGTTGATTAAAGGCAAGTGTAGCACGTTGGCAGATTTATACTCCTGATCTCACCGCACCTATTTTTTGTCTTCCTCCCTCACAacttaacacacaaacacagataagcAGGCAGGGATGCTGCTAATGTGTAGAGGTCAGTCGAAGACATGGTTATAATAAAAGCAGTTGACAGCTGGGTTGTAGAGGGTGATTAATATTCAACACTTGTGGCTGCACTGATAACAGCCTGTCATCAGTCTGTGCACACTCTGTAAAGCTGTGAAGACACTCTGCATTCATTCCCCTCAAATTTAAAATTCTGCTCAAACAACTCTTCATATTGCCGTACTAATGTTTAAAGTGGCTACATTAGTGTCTTCCCACAGGAAGTCAATTCTCATATATTTGAAACATAAGGTTGCTCCATGTCTTTATCACTTCTGAAGAAAGGTTGAAAGTGAGAGTAGCAGCATGCTATCAATTATTTGGCGGTAAATGGGcccacatgcagacacaccctctgtttttattgcatGGCCCTGTAATCATCTATTTGTCTGTCATCACAATATGTCAGGGTAAACCACTGGAACCGCTTTTCAGTTTTAACACATTGTCTATAACTAGTTATCTGTATTTGTGTTCTGAATTGCTCATATCCACTATGTGCGTCTTGCACCGGCCTTTCTGCGTGTCCAGGTGGCTGGACGTACTGTGCCATCGCCACGCTGTGTCTGATGGGCCGACTGGAGGAGGCGCTGAGTCAGCGGGAACTGGACAGGATCCGACGCTGGTGTATCATGAGGCAGCAGAGTGGTTTCCACGGGCGCCCCAACAAACCTGTAGACACATGCTACTCCTTCTGGGTGGGAGCTACTCTGGAGGTAAAAAACCTGCATGCATTAACATGTTAATGTATTTTAGAATGTATAATAGCATAGTATGTACTGTGCTTTAACCCCAAAAATCTGTGAGCAAACCTTCCACCATCATGGTGGTCTTTATTGCTTGAGGTGCATACGTCTACACACATATATGATTCATAAAACTGCTCTGCGTACACAAAACTAGAAAATTGAATTCTGGGTCAAAATTTTGCCAAAGGGGCAAACCGGTCAGCTATTTTGTATATGGATTTGTGTACAGTAAGTCTGGCATCTCTAGCACGGAGACTGGATGCTTTATCAGTAGAGTGTGAGTGTGGTATCTAttaaatgaaatttaaaagAAAGTACAGGACCATGCCATCTCTAAACAtgcatctccctctctcctgttcCAGCTGTTGGACGTGTTCCAGTATACAAACTTTGACAAGAACAGGAGCTTCATCCTGTCCACACAGGATCGGTTGGTCGGTGGCTTTGCCAAATGGCCAGACAGCCATCCAGGTAAATGATGATTATATATGAGTGACACATAGGAGTGGCGGGAAGATTGTGTGGAggttgatatttattttttatcaatcTTCAAAGATCCCACACTGGTGGATCTAAGcagtttctttttgttttatttctcttcTCTGCTGAGCAGTTTCTGCTTCGCCCTCCACAGGTGCACAGAGGTCAGGGTGGAGTTGTGGTTTTCAGTTTTACTTGAGATCAATGGAAAAGCTCTTGTAACCCTAAACCTCAATGGTCTACTTGCTATGTATGTGTACGTATTTGTGTGCTCCTGTTCCTGCCCTTGTAATGTGTAATTGATGAGGCGATTGTTTGTAGGTAGCCCGAGGACACAGAAGATTCAGCTGCTCATGTTACAGGAACAAGGCAGGGAAGATGGGGAAGGAACAATGAGCTAAAAAAGACAGAATGATGACAAAGCATTGTAAATACAACTGAACAAAGGACAGACTGGGGGAATAAAAGGGACACTTCTGCAGTTTGGGCACAGATAACGGGTTGCTGTGCATGCAGGAGCAGTACAGTCATGCACAGCAACTGGCCTGGGAAGACGGGAAGGTAACAATAACATTAAATGAAAGGAGCTGCACCTTTTTGAAAGGAGGTCAGGTCATCTTCCGTGTGAACACAGGTATTTTcactacctgctgctgctagcTTCACCCTATTGGTCATTTTCAATACAAACTTTAACTTGCCTGATATGAGTCCAAGCACAGACTATCCTTATTAAACCAATCCCAACCCAGACCTACCTCTAATGCGGACATCTCTTTTTCCACAACCTTGACTTAAAGCCTTGTTGATTTCTCATTGATGCGACTAATGGTGCTTTGATTGATTCTGGTGTCGGTGTTCAATCATTCATCAAGtcatttcattatatttgaatTACTGCTCCATTTACTGGACTGTGCAGCTTTTAACTGTCATCCCAGGGGAGAGAATTGGCCATGGTGCCAACCTGCATGCATTATTTATCTCTTCTTCTAGTTCACCAAAAAAGCATTGAATGATTGAATGATTCATCACTGCAGCCGTCTCTTTCTTATATTTGATTATTGGGGAGgccacctgtcactcacagGTGTTTCTGCAGTGATATGTCTTCTCATCTCTGACCTAGTTTCTcctttgtttgcctttttttctctctcgctctctcactctctctctctctctctctaccagACCCTCTCCATGCCTACCTAGGTCTGTGTGGTCTGTCTTTGATTGGAGAGCCCAGTCTGAGAAAGGTCCACCCAGCTCTTAACATCACCCAGAGAgcctttcagcacctccagcagctgcaACAG
The genomic region above belongs to Parambassis ranga chromosome 9, fParRan2.1, whole genome shotgun sequence and contains:
- the pggt1b gene encoding geranylgeranyl transferase type-1 subunit beta is translated as MAEEENQFEEFEQIDFLRDRHVRFFQRTLQVLPERYASLETTRLTVIFFALSGLDVLDALDVIDRNIMIEFIYSLQVLPTEDQSNLSRCGFRGSSHIGIPYSTKGPGVQHPYDSGHVAMTYTGLCSLLILGDDLSRVNKQACLAGLRALQLEDGSFYAVPEGSENDIRFIYCAASICYMLDDWSGMDIQKAIEYIRGSLSYDNGFGQGAGRESHGGWTYCAIATLCLMGRLEEALSQRELDRIRRWCIMRQQSGFHGRPNKPVDTCYSFWVGATLELLDVFQYTNFDKNRSFILSTQDRLVGGFAKWPDSHPDPLHAYLGLCGLSLIGEPSLRKVHPALNITQRAFQHLQQLQQTWRDSTGNCSRQH